A section of the Spirosoma pollinicola genome encodes:
- a CDS encoding PAS domain-containing sensor histidine kinase: MNPAYQTYSGRSPQALYEDPLSFLDCIQEEDRPLVREAFMSPQPHRSFRFRIRHLDGRLFWLHARIVLALDQAGTPVRRIGVATDITAAIEKEHILEESLAIERRLNRLKSQFIETASHEFLTPLTVIQSSVELIQQYVDREAATPSSAHIARHLAVIFERLSALNSLLGDTLALSQIEAGRLQLQLEWTNVVSLSEALMASTFGGELAAQRPVHLVVKGPVAEVPVDRKLLSHVIANLLSNALKFSTQPPRLTILFQPGVVSMAVSDTGIGIPASEQAHLFDKFYRASNARHIQGTGLGLAICQDYVRLLQGRIEVGSIEGEGTTFTVFLPLRERMSSGQPAP; this comes from the coding sequence ATGAATCCGGCCTATCAAACCTATAGCGGCCGCAGTCCACAGGCCTTATATGAGGATCCACTTTCGTTTTTAGACTGTATCCAGGAGGAAGACCGACCCCTGGTCCGGGAAGCCTTTATGAGTCCCCAGCCCCACCGGAGCTTTCGCTTCAGGATCCGCCATCTGGATGGACGTCTATTCTGGCTGCACGCCCGGATCGTTTTGGCCCTCGATCAGGCAGGCACGCCAGTCCGCCGAATCGGCGTCGCCACCGATATCACCGCTGCCATTGAAAAAGAGCATATTCTGGAAGAGTCACTGGCCATCGAGCGCAGACTCAACCGGCTGAAGTCCCAGTTTATTGAGACGGCCTCCCATGAGTTTCTAACGCCTCTGACGGTCATCCAGTCCAGTGTTGAGTTGATCCAACAGTATGTGGATCGGGAGGCCGCTACGCCTTCGTCGGCTCACATTGCCCGGCACCTGGCGGTTATTTTTGAGCGCCTATCGGCCCTCAATAGCTTGCTGGGGGATACGCTGGCGCTGAGCCAAATCGAAGCGGGCCGCCTCCAGCTGCAGCTGGAATGGACAAATGTCGTCTCGTTGAGTGAAGCCCTGATGGCGTCTACTTTCGGCGGCGAACTGGCGGCTCAGCGACCGGTGCACCTGGTGGTGAAGGGGCCCGTAGCTGAGGTGCCAGTGGACAGAAAGCTACTGAGTCACGTCATAGCCAATCTACTGAGCAATGCGCTAAAATTTTCCACCCAACCTCCGCGGTTGACCATTCTGTTTCAGCCAGGCGTGGTCAGTATGGCGGTCAGCGATACGGGGATTGGCATACCCGCCAGCGAACAAGCTCATTTATTTGATAAATTTTATCGGGCCAGCAACGCCAGACATATTCAGGGGACAGGCCTTGGTCTGGCCATCTGTCAGGACTATGTGAGGTTACTGCAGGGCCGAATAGAGGTGGGCAGTATTGAAGGGGAGGGCACCACCTTCACCGTTTTTCTTCCCCTGCGTGAGCGGATGTCATCCGGCCAGCCGGCTCCATAA
- a CDS encoding PAS domain-containing protein gives MFSSLVIPTLDLLQALWEKSPSGLILYQVVRNAFQEPIDFQYVLVNQTAATLLGARPEAIVGQSCQLVFPQGEVLRAHYRQVARTGQPCQVDYELAAEGRWFEVLITYPQPDSLLCFFSDITARHRVQTDLLEENRRLKEAQTIGQMGSFEWNLGDTGVNWSDEMYRIHGLSPQAMSITIDMTSQFFHPDDRLALEDLQQQCFRCPGSYGLIHRSQRMDGGIVWVNHQFESLADPAGRVVRVHGTVQDITAYRQTQQQLQESERRFRDIAETVDEIFWIRDLQ, from the coding sequence ATGTTCTCCTCTTTAGTAATTCCTACCCTTGACCTGCTGCAGGCCTTATGGGAAAAGTCACCCAGCGGGCTAATCCTTTACCAGGTCGTCCGCAATGCCTTCCAGGAGCCCATCGATTTTCAGTATGTACTGGTGAATCAAACAGCCGCTACCTTACTGGGGGCCAGGCCCGAAGCCATCGTCGGTCAAAGTTGTCAGCTGGTCTTTCCTCAGGGAGAGGTCTTGCGGGCTCACTACCGGCAAGTTGCCCGGACGGGCCAGCCCTGTCAGGTAGATTATGAACTGGCCGCGGAGGGCCGATGGTTCGAGGTGCTGATCACCTACCCCCAGCCCGACAGCCTGCTTTGTTTCTTCTCCGACATTACAGCCCGTCATCGCGTCCAAACTGATCTACTGGAGGAAAATCGTCGGCTCAAGGAAGCCCAGACCATTGGCCAGATGGGCAGCTTTGAGTGGAATCTGGGCGACACGGGTGTCAACTGGTCGGACGAGATGTACCGGATCCATGGCCTTTCGCCCCAGGCCATGTCCATTACCATCGACATGACCAGCCAGTTTTTTCACCCCGATGATCGGCTCGCGCTGGAGGACCTCCAGCAGCAGTGCTTTCGTTGTCCTGGCTCGTATGGCTTGATTCACCGCAGTCAGCGCATGGATGGGGGGATCGTCTGGGTGAATCACCAGTTTGAAAGCCTGGCCGACCCGGCCGGGCGGGTGGTTCGTGTTCATGGTACGGTTCAGGACATCACCGCGTATCGACAGACCCAACAGCAACTCCAGGAAAGTGAACGACGGTTTCGGGACATTGCCGAAACCGTCGATGAAATCTTCTGGATTCGGGATTTGCAGTAA
- a CDS encoding IS110 family transposase, whose amino-acid sequence MPLLRYCVGLDISKESLQVCLSVIDTDGRVVVKGSTKVANKPPAFAQLEH is encoded by the coding sequence ATGCCACTGCTACGCTATTGTGTCGGATTGGACATTAGTAAAGAGTCGCTTCAAGTCTGTCTGTCAGTGATCGACACTGATGGCCGAGTCGTCGTCAAAGGGTCGACTAAAGTGGCCAACAAACCGCCTGCTTTTGCTCAGTTAGAGCACTGA
- a CDS encoding PIN domain-containing protein, translating into MKVVIDTNGLLRSIPRDGSYRWLYDAFAANQFTWVVSTEILLD; encoded by the coding sequence GTGAAAGTAGTTATCGATACCAATGGTCTACTCCGGTCGATTCCCCGGGACGGATCGTACCGCTGGCTTTATGATGCGTTTGCGGCCAATCAGTTCACGTGGGTTGTCAGTACTGAAATCTTGCTCGACTAG
- a CDS encoding ElyC/SanA/YdcF family protein produces the protein MNRDREIPRFPLPPLLNQPLIDELTNLCFYQQDRVALVDLLFVFGSNILHNELGQLISQAIDQTEVKRILITGGVARYTDLRIDSVAESERILAAIRYRDRTDLRFMLETNSTNTLENVVEARKAYDFQTSTQLLFIAHSYATMRSYLTLRKFHTQGEITGWPLILPSEIEGYSVSQADWYKSEKGRALVWGEYLRFETYGRRGDFPIQAVEHTLHKIQMLLS, from the coding sequence GTGAATCGTGATCGAGAAATTCCTAGATTTCCGTTGCCGCCTTTACTGAATCAGCCCCTGATTGACGAGTTGACCAACTTATGTTTTTATCAGCAAGACCGAGTGGCGTTAGTAGACCTGCTGTTTGTGTTCGGTTCCAACATCTTGCACAACGAGCTAGGACAGCTTATTAGTCAAGCAATCGATCAGACGGAAGTCAAGCGTATTCTGATCACTGGTGGCGTGGCTCGCTATACTGATCTACGAATAGATTCTGTGGCCGAATCGGAACGGATCTTAGCCGCCATCCGGTATAGAGATCGGACCGATCTACGCTTCATGTTGGAGACTAATTCGACCAACACGCTAGAAAACGTAGTAGAAGCCCGAAAGGCGTATGATTTTCAAACCTCTACTCAACTGCTGTTCATTGCCCATTCCTATGCCACCATGCGTTCTTATCTAACGCTGCGAAAGTTTCACACCCAGGGTGAGATCACGGGTTGGCCTTTGATACTACCCTCAGAGATTGAAGGCTACAGCGTTAGTCAGGCAGACTGGTATAAATCAGAAAAGGGCCGAGCCTTAGTCTGGGGCGAGTACTTACGCTTTGAGACCTACGGTCGGCGGGGTGATTTTCCCATTCAAGCGGTTGAGCATACGCTCCACAAGATTCAGATGCTACTTTCCTAA
- a CDS encoding response regulator, whose protein sequence is MTSQIKHSVFIADDDEDDRLLLKLAFAQHSPECNLIFAEDGLTLLEALAQESTAPCLIILDLNMPRLNGFEALQQVRHSLAHASVPVVILTTSNEASDRKRAYALGANEFLTKPLNLISLGQLVSHLRQQWHLELCIYTISG, encoded by the coding sequence ATGACTAGCCAAATCAAACACAGCGTTTTCATTGCCGACGACGATGAAGATGATCGCTTATTGTTAAAACTCGCCTTTGCGCAACACAGTCCCGAATGTAATCTGATTTTTGCCGAAGACGGGTTGACCCTGCTGGAGGCCCTGGCTCAGGAATCGACAGCGCCCTGTTTGATTATCCTGGATTTGAATATGCCCCGCCTGAACGGATTTGAGGCCCTTCAGCAGGTACGTCACTCACTCGCACACGCTTCGGTTCCCGTGGTCATTCTGACTACCTCAAACGAGGCGTCTGATCGGAAACGGGCGTATGCGTTAGGGGCCAATGAGTTTTTGACCAAGCCTTTAAACCTGATCTCACTGGGCCAGTTGGTTAGCCATCTTCGGCAACAATGGCATCTGGAGCTCTGTATATATACGATCAGCGGCTAA
- a CDS encoding integrase core domain-containing protein, giving the protein MAPATRREALGIEIDYSLPSQRVIRLLDRLMEQQGKPERLRSDNGPEFISQALQEWCADQKVILHWIEPGKPTQNAYIERFNGTFRREVLNANVFRSLAQVRRTVDVWLGEYNTERPHQALAFWTPAEYRQVA; this is encoded by the coding sequence ATGGCACCGGCCACCCGGCGGGAAGCATTGGGTATCGAAATCGATTACTCCTTACCTAGTCAACGGGTGATTCGGCTACTGGATCGGTTGATGGAACAACAGGGTAAACCCGAGCGATTACGAAGCGATAACGGGCCTGAGTTTATTAGCCAGGCGTTGCAGGAGTGGTGTGCAGATCAGAAAGTTATCTTGCATTGGATTGAGCCGGGTAAGCCGACGCAGAATGCTTATATTGAGCGATTCAATGGCACCTTTCGCCGGGAAGTACTGAATGCCAATGTATTTAGGAGTCTGGCGCAGGTGCGCCGAACGGTGGATGTGTGGTTAGGCGAATATAATACCGAGCGACCTCATCAAGCATTGGCGTTTTGGACACCAGCCGAATACCGGCAAGTGGCTTAG
- a CDS encoding YeiH family protein, with protein MNADVQSAPPRNTVFLSEDWTVVVLGACLIAISLAGFIIPAPSFVWQQPADITTSLLTASNGFAILAQFGLTYSIALAGTLLVGKPIRLTLLGFPVVFMSTLIALWLAGNKTLKDLNLEAVIFSLSIGLLIGNLVALPQWLRQSLATELFVKIGLVLLGTTVIFGDILKAGSLGLLQALAVVVSVWYFAYWISKRLKVDEELTMMLASAVSICGVSAAIATSGAIHGDSKKLSYVISLVLITAIPMMLLMPYAAQAMQLSPEVTGAWLGGTIDTSGAVVAAGTLAGEQALKISTIVKFSQNVLLGIAAFAISVYWTYRPNQAEGVQHDKPTLAVIWERFPKFVLGFLGASLLFSFVLSPSVTEPIKGSLKSLQGLWFALAFTSIGLETRFTDLIKVDNRRPLYAFLSAQVFNIAITLVIAYCLFG; from the coding sequence ATGAACGCGGATGTTCAATCGGCTCCTCCCCGCAATACCGTCTTCCTGAGTGAAGACTGGACCGTGGTGGTACTAGGCGCCTGCTTGATTGCGATCTCTCTGGCTGGCTTTATTATACCGGCCCCTTCGTTTGTTTGGCAACAACCGGCGGACATTACCACGTCCCTCTTGACGGCAAGTAATGGCTTCGCCATCCTTGCCCAATTTGGCCTCACGTATAGTATCGCTCTGGCCGGGACCCTCTTGGTGGGAAAGCCCATTCGCTTGACGCTTCTGGGCTTTCCTGTTGTATTTATGTCTACGCTGATTGCTCTATGGTTAGCCGGTAATAAAACCCTGAAAGACCTCAATCTAGAGGCCGTTATTTTCAGTCTTTCTATCGGGTTGCTCATTGGTAATTTAGTGGCCCTTCCTCAATGGCTTCGTCAATCGCTGGCTACTGAACTATTTGTTAAAATCGGACTCGTTTTGTTGGGCACTACCGTCATCTTCGGCGATATTCTCAAAGCGGGATCACTCGGCCTGTTGCAGGCATTAGCCGTGGTGGTATCGGTCTGGTATTTTGCCTACTGGATCAGTAAGCGCTTGAAGGTTGATGAGGAGCTAACCATGATGTTAGCCTCGGCGGTTTCCATTTGTGGCGTGTCGGCGGCTATCGCTACGTCGGGGGCCATTCATGGCGACAGCAAAAAGCTTTCCTACGTCATCTCACTGGTGCTGATAACGGCTATTCCCATGATGCTGCTCATGCCCTATGCCGCTCAAGCCATGCAGTTATCCCCGGAAGTAACCGGGGCTTGGCTCGGAGGGACCATTGATACCAGTGGGGCCGTGGTGGCGGCGGGTACGCTTGCCGGTGAACAGGCGCTCAAGATCAGTACGATTGTCAAGTTTTCTCAAAATGTTTTGTTAGGAATAGCGGCATTCGCCATCAGCGTCTATTGGACCTACCGCCCCAATCAAGCGGAGGGCGTCCAACACGATAAGCCAACCTTAGCCGTAATCTGGGAGCGATTCCCTAAGTTTGTGCTGGGCTTTCTGGGCGCTTCGCTGCTGTTTTCGTTTGTCCTGAGTCCATCGGTTACTGAGCCTATCAAAGGGAGCCTAAAAAGCCTACAGGGCCTTTGGTTTGCCCTGGCATTTACCAGCATTGGCTTAGAAACGCGATTTACCGATTTAATTAAGGTCGATAATCGTCGTCCGCTGTACGCCTTTTTGAGTGCACAGGTCTTCAATATCGCTATCACTTTAGTTATTGCTTACTGTTTATTTGGGTAA
- a CDS encoding nucleoside hydrolase, which yields MAVSSFEPSLNESILFDHDGSADDFLSLLLVLSMKHVELIGISITPADCYEESALETTRKLLSLTNRPTIPLGVGQFHGINAFPAHWRAKPQILNALPDLITIETEHSPVPDSKAMIIESLLASSQPVTVLMTGPCSNLVQAIEENPQICSRIKQVIWMGGAVDVGGNVQTYNHDGSAEWNVFWDPISSSKLLTYDLPLILIPLDVTNTVAVDLAFLDRLARQKRTLYTQLAGQFWATTIDSIPAYEYTYFMWDVLATSYLGIPHAFTLESIELSIVAKGASAGRIHRQAGSGQWVQVAKAVDQHAFYDYLFDQLVGVD from the coding sequence ATGGCTGTTAGTTCCTTCGAACCATCCCTGAATGAGTCCATTCTCTTTGACCATGATGGATCAGCGGATGATTTTTTGTCGCTCTTGCTCGTATTGTCGATGAAGCATGTTGAGCTGATTGGTATTTCCATTACGCCCGCTGACTGCTACGAAGAAAGTGCATTGGAGACGACGCGCAAACTCTTGAGCCTGACTAATCGGCCAACTATTCCCCTGGGCGTTGGTCAGTTTCACGGCATTAATGCGTTTCCGGCCCACTGGCGAGCAAAGCCCCAAATTCTTAATGCCCTTCCCGACTTAATCACGATCGAAACGGAACATAGTCCAGTGCCCGACAGTAAAGCTATGATTATTGAAAGCCTGCTGGCTAGCTCTCAACCGGTAACGGTATTAATGACGGGTCCTTGCAGCAATTTAGTGCAGGCTATTGAAGAGAATCCTCAAATTTGCTCTCGTATCAAGCAAGTGATCTGGATGGGTGGCGCGGTCGATGTAGGGGGTAATGTGCAGACCTACAACCACGACGGTAGTGCGGAATGGAACGTATTTTGGGACCCCATCTCATCGAGCAAATTGCTCACCTATGACCTCCCGCTTATTCTTATTCCCTTAGATGTGACCAATACCGTGGCGGTTGATCTAGCCTTTCTTGACCGATTAGCCCGGCAGAAAAGAACCCTCTATACCCAATTAGCGGGTCAATTTTGGGCGACCACCATCGATAGTATTCCGGCTTATGAATACACCTATTTCATGTGGGATGTATTAGCGACCAGTTACCTAGGCATTCCTCACGCGTTTACGCTGGAAAGCATTGAGCTGTCCATTGTGGCAAAAGGGGCAAGCGCTGGCCGCATCCATCGGCAAGCAGGCTCAGGCCAGTGGGTTCAAGTTGCTAAAGCCGTCGATCAACACGCCTTTTATGACTATCTCTTTGATCAATTAGTTGGGGTTGACTAG
- a CDS encoding IS3 family transposase, translating to MTAPVAVKDKDKGLQERIRQVAKRYKHWGLLKIHYKLRKQGETANHKRIRRLYRLAGLTLPRKVKKRLPEAVRQPLPKATACNNCWSLDFTSDSLADGRKFRTLNVLDDYNGTGHPAGSIGYRNRLLLT from the coding sequence ATGACTGCCCCAGTAGCCGTTAAAGATAAAGATAAGGGCTTACAGGAGCGTATCAGGCAGGTAGCTAAACGCTACAAACATTGGGGCCTTTTGAAAATTCATTATAAACTGCGCAAGCAAGGAGAAACAGCTAATCATAAGCGTATCAGGCGCTTGTATAGGCTAGCTGGTCTGACACTACCTCGTAAGGTGAAGAAGCGATTGCCCGAAGCGGTTCGCCAGCCCCTGCCCAAAGCAACGGCTTGTAATAACTGCTGGTCCCTGGATTTTACGTCAGATAGCCTAGCGGATGGTCGTAAGTTTCGGACGTTGAATGTACTGGATGATTACAATGGCACCGGCCACCCGGCGGGAAGCATTGGGTATCGAAATCGATTACTCCTTACCTAG
- a CDS encoding transposase yields the protein MVIVLDNGPIHRCQAVYDQQANWEEQDMYLFFLPTYSPHLNPIEILWRFLKYRWLQKLHYSSWSRLKKAVFAIIRLFGQEYRICFDGLVNRNKVKFNSA from the coding sequence ATTGTCATTGTATTGGATAATGGTCCAATTCATCGCTGTCAGGCTGTTTACGACCAACAGGCCAACTGGGAAGAGCAGGACATGTACCTATTCTTTTTGCCGACTTACAGTCCGCACCTGAATCCGATCGAAATTCTGTGGCGGTTCCTAAAGTATCGGTGGTTGCAGAAGCTCCATTACAGTTCATGGAGTCGTCTGAAAAAGGCCGTTTTTGCTATCATTCGTTTATTTGGTCAAGAATATCGGATCTGTTTTGACGGGTTAGTGAATCGAAATAAAGTGAAGTTTAATTCTGCGTGA
- a CDS encoding IS110 family transposase, which yields MPLRYVMESTGVYHEAVAWHLYQTDQSVCILLPNKAKHYLKSLGYKSKNDKIDAQGLARMGLEQQLTLWKPLSKNIYNLRLLTRQHQRLQEWKTQCRNQQHALDYSAIGDDFITKQNAKLLAVYDQQLDSLETAIHQLIEQDATLKEQVERLTAIKGLALLSVAVLIAETNGFEGFANQRQLVSYAGYDVIENQSGNRSGKTRISKKGNTGPPERSYSPYSAFTRLQCGSLWGANLSSTLRTSLSKD from the coding sequence TTGCCACTCCGCTATGTGATGGAGTCGACAGGCGTCTACCATGAGGCTGTAGCCTGGCACCTCTATCAAACGGATCAGTCGGTCTGTATTCTATTGCCTAACAAGGCAAAGCATTACCTGAAAAGCTTAGGCTACAAGTCCAAGAATGATAAAATTGATGCCCAGGGGTTGGCTCGAATGGGTCTGGAACAACAACTTACTCTGTGGAAACCCTTATCCAAGAACATCTACAATTTACGCTTGCTAACCCGACAGCATCAGCGGCTTCAGGAATGGAAAACCCAGTGTCGTAACCAGCAACATGCCCTGGATTACAGCGCAATAGGCGATGATTTTATCACAAAACAGAACGCCAAATTATTAGCCGTCTATGATCAACAGCTAGACTCTTTAGAGACAGCCATTCACCAACTCATTGAGCAGGATGCTACTCTGAAAGAACAGGTCGAACGCTTGACCGCCATCAAGGGGTTAGCCCTTCTATCGGTAGCAGTTTTGATTGCTGAAACCAACGGATTTGAGGGCTTCGCTAACCAACGACAATTAGTGAGTTATGCGGGCTATGATGTGATTGAGAATCAATCGGGTAATCGTTCTGGTAAAACTCGGATCTCTAAAAAAGGGAACACGGGGCCGCCCGAGCGGTCGTATTCGCCGTATTCTGCATTTACCCGCCTTCAATGCGGTTCGCTTTGGGGAGCCAACTTGTCAAGCACTTTACGAACGAGTCTATCAAAAGACTAA
- a CDS encoding NUDIX hydrolase has translation MQFKLTVDCVVLAYDHTLNRLLVLLTKRSKEPQLGRWALPGGFVTRTEEFIHTAQRKLEEETGVRDLYLEQLKAYSLTDASIHNRIASVAFYALLKWADYAPMLVDTNRNQWVPVNQMPALPFDHPQKVADALTRLKQTIKTSPVAFYLLPIKFSLKQLQQVYELIYGYLVDTRNFRKGVKGLPYITAINEVESNVSHRPAQLYRFDLNSYQVFTATETV, from the coding sequence ATGCAATTTAAGCTGACGGTAGATTGCGTTGTGCTGGCTTACGACCATACCCTGAATCGACTACTGGTCTTATTGACAAAGCGCAGCAAAGAGCCTCAACTAGGCCGGTGGGCACTACCGGGTGGCTTTGTGACTCGAACCGAAGAATTCATTCACACCGCCCAACGCAAGCTCGAAGAAGAAACCGGGGTTCGCGATCTGTATCTGGAACAGCTTAAAGCGTATAGCCTCACCGATGCATCCATTCACAACCGGATCGCTTCGGTAGCGTTCTATGCCTTACTGAAGTGGGCGGATTATGCGCCCATGCTAGTCGATACCAACCGCAATCAGTGGGTGCCGGTGAACCAGATGCCCGCCTTACCCTTCGACCATCCCCAGAAAGTGGCCGATGCGCTGACTCGACTCAAGCAGACCATTAAAACCTCGCCCGTCGCGTTTTATTTGCTACCGATCAAATTCTCGCTCAAGCAGCTCCAACAGGTCTACGAGTTAATCTATGGTTACTTAGTAGACACCCGCAATTTCCGTAAGGGAGTTAAAGGCTTACCCTACATAACGGCTATCAATGAGGTGGAATCGAATGTCTCGCATCGACCGGCTCAGCTTTATCGATTTGACCTAAACAGTTACCAGGTCTTCACCGCCACCGAAACGGTGTAG
- a CDS encoding Dps family protein, which produces MQPNIGLEKDVLKQDNILLNDFLSDLHVLYIKTRKYHWNVAGPNFMEYHKFFEKQYNAIEEEIDAVAERIRQLGGKPLATMGEFLHNTSLKEDTGTPKDTAEMFKNLLSDHEQIVRELREDVEKCDDELKDAGTADFLTGLMEAHEAMAWMLRKYLS; this is translated from the coding sequence ATGCAACCCAACATTGGCCTCGAGAAAGACGTCCTCAAACAGGACAACATACTTTTAAACGATTTCCTGTCCGACCTTCATGTACTCTATATTAAAACCCGTAAATACCATTGGAACGTAGCGGGTCCAAACTTCATGGAGTACCATAAATTCTTCGAGAAGCAGTACAATGCCATTGAGGAAGAAATTGATGCCGTTGCTGAGCGCATTCGGCAATTAGGTGGCAAACCCCTGGCTACAATGGGTGAGTTCTTGCATAACACCAGCCTGAAAGAAGATACCGGCACCCCAAAAGATACGGCCGAAATGTTCAAAAATCTCCTGTCAGATCACGAACAGATCGTTCGTGAACTACGCGAAGACGTAGAAAAGTGTGACGATGAACTGAAAGATGCCGGCACCGCCGATTTTCTTACCGGCCTGATGGAAGCTCACGAAGCCATGGCCTGGATGCTCCGCAAATACTTATCCTAA
- a CDS encoding HD domain-containing protein — protein MATIPQLQAVLDTLKLAERLKFELRHSYTSSGRQESVAEHTWRMALMAVLIEPYLTQTVDMAKLLKLIIIHDLVEAEAGDIPVLDVIRNPDLRLVKQQREGQAIDNLRHQLGDPLGQEVYTLWYEFEEKDTYEAKVANALDKLEVQLQHNHADLSTWEEIEYDLSYKMDRHVGFDTTLQQLKQLIEDEADQKLKLAGIDTDEVKQRALSL, from the coding sequence ATGGCAACGATTCCTCAACTCCAAGCGGTATTAGACACCCTAAAACTGGCCGAACGACTTAAATTTGAATTACGACATAGCTATACCTCCAGTGGGCGGCAGGAAAGCGTAGCCGAGCACACCTGGCGCATGGCGTTGATGGCCGTGTTGATCGAACCCTATTTAACGCAGACGGTCGATATGGCGAAGCTGCTGAAACTGATTATTATTCATGATCTGGTCGAAGCGGAAGCGGGTGATATTCCGGTGCTGGATGTGATTCGCAACCCTGATTTGAGGCTGGTCAAGCAGCAACGAGAAGGACAAGCCATTGATAACTTACGCCATCAGTTGGGTGATCCGCTTGGTCAGGAGGTTTATACGCTCTGGTATGAATTCGAAGAGAAAGATACGTATGAGGCTAAAGTAGCGAATGCGTTGGATAAACTGGAAGTTCAACTCCAACATAACCATGCGGATTTGAGCACTTGGGAAGAAATTGAATACGATTTATCCTATAAAATGGATCGACACGTGGGTTTTGATACCACGCTTCAACAGCTCAAACAGCTCATCGAGGATGAAGCGGATCAAAAACTTAAATTGGCGGGTATTGATACCGACGAGGTTAAACAACGAGCGTTGAGCCTATAG
- a CDS encoding sugar phosphate isomerase/epimerase family protein translates to MSSTRRRFLTSATALAGAAFLQDDQPVQAKPALKSFPIACNSYSWLTFYARQGKTWMADPDASLAELVQSGMTAYEPGLSSVDEVTKLLPLLTKHKLAMHSLYVNSTLHKADEAQKSIDSVLAIAEASRPAGTSIFVTNPSPISWGTNDDKTDAELAEQARNLDRLGGELRKRGITLAYHTHTPEHRQAAREFHHMLLATDPKNVSLCLDAHWVYRGSGNSQIALFDVVKLYGKRIVEVHIRQSKNKIWQETFGEGDIDYQHLSSELSTLGIRPNLVLEQCLEKETPNTMGPIEAHKQDLASVKRMFAGLIGS, encoded by the coding sequence ATGTCATCAACCCGACGCCGTTTTTTAACGTCTGCCACGGCGCTTGCCGGAGCTGCATTTCTTCAGGATGATCAACCTGTTCAGGCGAAACCCGCGCTCAAATCGTTCCCGATTGCCTGTAATTCCTATTCTTGGTTAACCTTTTATGCCCGTCAGGGAAAAACCTGGATGGCCGACCCCGATGCGTCGCTGGCAGAACTGGTACAGTCAGGTATGACGGCATACGAACCGGGCCTTAGCTCGGTAGATGAAGTGACTAAATTGCTACCTCTACTGACAAAGCACAAACTGGCTATGCACTCGTTGTACGTAAACAGTACGCTGCATAAAGCCGATGAAGCGCAGAAATCTATTGATTCGGTATTGGCAATTGCCGAGGCTTCCCGTCCTGCCGGAACATCTATTTTCGTAACCAATCCCAGCCCCATCAGTTGGGGAACCAACGACGACAAAACCGATGCTGAACTCGCGGAGCAAGCCCGCAACCTCGACCGACTGGGTGGTGAGCTACGCAAACGTGGCATTACCCTCGCCTACCACACCCACACCCCTGAGCACCGACAGGCAGCCCGCGAGTTTCACCATATGCTACTCGCCACCGATCCCAAAAATGTGTCCCTTTGCCTGGATGCTCATTGGGTGTACCGGGGCTCTGGAAATTCACAAATTGCCCTGTTCGACGTCGTAAAATTATACGGTAAGCGAATCGTTGAGGTGCATATCCGACAATCAAAAAATAAGATCTGGCAGGAAACGTTCGGCGAAGGGGATATTGATTATCAACATCTTTCCAGCGAATTAAGCACACTAGGTATCCGTCCAAATCTGGTACTGGAACAGTGTCTGGAAAAGGAAACACCCAATACGATGGGACCGATAGAAGCTCATAAACAGGATTTGGCAAGTGTTAAACGTATGTTTGCCGGGTTGATAGGTTCATAA
- a CDS encoding transposase, with protein MVKRRVFDEAFKEMAVELSYVKGSIQEAARELDIDPGRISKWRQRHKKNDQTLPANTTLTDEQQQIRRLQRELREAQMERDILKKAVSIFSKGDGKYSDL; from the coding sequence ATGGTTAAACGACGTGTGTTTGACGAAGCATTCAAGGAAATGGCTGTCGAGCTGTCTTATGTAAAAGGATCAATTCAAGAAGCCGCCCGCGAATTGGACATCGATCCAGGACGAATCAGCAAATGGAGACAACGCCACAAAAAAAACGATCAAACGTTGCCTGCCAATACCACACTTACTGACGAACAGCAACAGATCAGAAGGTTGCAACGAGAGCTTCGAGAAGCTCAGATGGAGCGCGATATTCTAAAAAAGGCGGTCAGCATCTTCTCCAAGGGAGACGGGAAATATTCCGATTTATAA